The following coding sequences lie in one Mus musculus strain C57BL/6J chromosome 11, GRCm38.p6 C57BL/6J genomic window:
- the Nme2 gene encoding nucleoside diphosphate kinase B, with protein MANLERTFIAIKPDGVQRGLVGEIIKRFEQKGFRLVAMKFLRASEEHLKQHYIDLKDRPFFPGLVKYMNSGPVVAMVWEGLNVVKTGRVMLGETNPADSKPGTIRGDFCIQVGRNIIHGSDSVESAEKEIHLWFKPEELIDYKSCAHDWVYE; from the exons ATGGCCAACCTCGAGCGTACCTTCATTGCCATCAAGCCAGATGGCGTGCAGCGCGGCCTGGTGGGCGAGATCATCAAACGGTTCGAGCAGAAGGGGTTCCGCCTGGTGGCCATGAAGTTCCTTCGG GCCTCTGAAGAACACCTGAAGCAGCATTACATCGACCTGAAAGACCGTCCTTTCTTCCCGGGGCTGGTGAAGTACATGAACTCGGGGCCCGTGGTGGCCATG GTCTGGGAGGGGCTCAATGTGGTGAAAACGGGCCGAGTGATGCTGGGGGAGACCAATCCAGCTGATTCAAAACCAGGCACCATCCGTGGGGATTTCTGCATTCAAGTTGGCag GAACATCATTCATGGCAGTGATTCAGTGGAGAGTGCTGAGAAAGAGATCCATCTGTGGTTTAAGCCCGAAGAACTGATCGACTACAAGTCTTGTGCCCATGACTGGGTGTACGAGTAG